Sequence from the Amycolatopsis sp. NBC_00345 genome:
CCCCATACTCAATAGGCGGTTCCGAAGCTTACCTATGATTCGTCGGAAATGCCGCTCATCGGCCGTTTTGTAATGATCCTCAGAGCCAGCCGGCTTCTTGCGCGACGCGGATGGCTTCGACTCTGTTGCGGGCGCCGAGTTTGTGCAGGATGCGGGTCATGTGGTTGCGGGCGGTGCCGACGGCCATGTGCAGTTCGCGGCTGATGTCCTTGGCGGTCTTCCCGGCGGCGACCCGGTGCAGCACGGCCTGTTCGCGTTCGGTCAGCGGGTTGCGCCCGCCTCGCATGGCCGTGGCCAGCAGCGTCGGTGAGATCACCAGGCCGCCTTGGTCGACCTGGCGGATCGCGCTGATCAGGGTGTCGACGGAGACGCCCTTGGGCAGGAATCCCCGCACCCCGGCGTCCAGCGCCTCGCGGACCACCCCGGGCCGGTCGAGCGCGCTGAGCACCAGGATCCGGGTGTCCGCGGCGGTGAGCTTGATCTGCCTGGCCAAGGTCAGCCCGTCGACGCCGGGGAGGTCGATGTCGAGCACCACGACGTCCGGGGTGCGGCTCCGCAACAGGGTGAGGACCTCGTCGCCGCGTTCGGCCTCGCCGACGACGTCGAGGTCGTCCTCCAGCGCGAGCAGCGCGGTCAACGCGTCGCGCAGCACCCGCATGTCCTCGGCCACCAGGACCCTGATCGGCTGCCGGGTCATCGGTGTTGCCCGTCGGGTATCTCGACCGCGAGCCGGAACCGGCCGCCGGCGGCCGGTCCGAACCGGACGGTCCCGCCGAGCTTGGTCACCCGCTCGGTGATGCCGGTGAGGCCGCAGCCCGCTTCCCGGGCCCGGTCGCGGACGCCGTCGTTCTCGACCAGCAGCCGGAAGACCCCGTCCCGGAGTTCGGCGTTGAGCACGCAGGTGCGCGCGGAGCTGTGCTTGAGCACGTTCGTGATCCCTTCGCGCAGTGCCCACGCCGCGGCCCGCGCGGTCGGTTCGGCCGGGTCCGCGCCGGCGCTCACCCGGCACCGCACGCCCGCCGACTCCAGCAGCGCGGTCCCGGTGGTCAGCTCGTCCTCGAAGACCGGCTGCCAGGAACCGCGGGCGACCCGGCGGACGTCGGCCAGGGACTCCTCGGTCATCTGCTGGACGGCTCGCAGCTCCCCGGCGGCCCGGCCGGGCGCGGCCGTCATCAGCCGGGCGGCGAGTTCGGCGCGCAGGCCGATCGCGGTGAGCTGCTGGCCGAGGGTGTCGTGCAGGTCCCGGGAGACCCTCGTGCGTTCCTGGACCACGGCGAAGCCGGCCAGCTGGTCCTGCGCCCGGCGCAGGGCGATGGCGAACTCCCCCATCCGCACGACCGTGTAGATCACGGCGCCGATCATCAGGTTGTGCAGCAGCAGCCCCAGCATCGACAACCACGGCAGCTGCCAGTTCAGCACGACGCCCACGGCGATGGTGACGCCGGCCAGCGGCCAGGAGTACGGCGCGGGCACCGTGACCAGGATCGTGCAGCCGAGCAAGAGCATCAGGATCGTGGTGCCGACCCCGTGTTGCGAGGCGACGGTGACGGCGAGCTGGACCGCGAGCACCGCCACGGTCCACCGCCACGACGGCAGGCCCCGGCGCAGACGTCGCAGCGATGCCCAGACCAGGATCACCAGCGGGATCACCAGGAACGGCAGGATGTGGGTGACGGGGTCGAGATGGGCCGCCAGCTCGGGAGATTCCTGGCGCAGTGAGAACCGCCACGCCAGCAGGCTCAGCGGAAAACCGACCTCGACGGCGGCCACGAAGTAGCCGGCCCGTTCGACAGTCCGCAAATACCCGCCCCTCCTGTGGATTTCATGACCGTCGATGAGGACTGACACCCACCGTCCCGCTGACGCCGATCCGCGATTTTGAGACCGACGGCACATCGGCGGAACCGGGAATGCCGCGGGATGTGCTACCCCGCTTTTCCCTCGCGCGCCGGAATCCGGCACGACCCCCTTTGCGGAGGGCAGCACATCCCGCAACAACGACCATTCTCACCAGCCCGGCCGGCCTCCGACAGTGCAAAACGTCACGGAAAGCTGCCCCTCGACGCCTCGGGCTGCCTAACGCTACCGAGACTGCGATTGCTGCTTGATGTCGTCCACGAACGCCGACACGCGGGTGTAGACGCCGGGCTTGCCCGCCTTCGCGCAACCGTCGCCGAACGAGATGATGCCGATGAGCGTGTCGCCCACCATCAGGGGGCCGCCCGAGTCGCCCTGGCAGGCGTCGGTGCCGCCCTGCGGGTACCCGGCGCAGGTCATGATGTCCGGGTTGTAGGTGCCGTAGCTCGACGCGCAGGAGTCGCCGACGATCGGGACCACGGCCTTGCGCAGGACATCCGAACGGGTGCCGCCCTCCTCGACCCGGCCCCAGCCCAGCACGGTCGCCTTGGTGCCCTTGCTGTACAGATCGCTGTCACTGTCATCGGCAAGCTTGGCCGGGCGATAAGGCAACTGGCCGCGCACGGTCAGCACCGCGAGGTCGTCGCCTTTGGTGTAGTCGGTGTAATTGGGGTTCACCCAGGCCTTCGTCACGCGAAACTCGGCACCGTCGTTCGTGCGTTTGTCCTCGCGCCCGGTCACGACCCTGGCCTCGGTGGCCTTCACGGCGAGCGCGCAGTGAGCCGCCGTCGCCACCGCCGAGGAACTGACGATCACCGCACCGCAGTACTGGCCACCTTCCTTGTCCACCAGGTACGCCGCGTAGGGGTAGTCGGCCAGCGACGCCTGGTTGCCGCCGATGATGCGCGGCTGGGCCACGGCCGTGCCCACCAATGCGGAAGTGAGTGCGGTGACCGCGAACAGCACGGCGGATACGGCCAAAACCGGGCGGCGGGACATGGTGGGCATGAGTTCCCCTCTTTTTGCGACGTAACGGAAAGCAGGAACGTCGAAGATAGGGCTCCGACGCGTGACACAAACCGACCCAGCCACTTTAAGCCACGACGAGGAACCTCGATGTCACCAAAACGGGTGCCTTCATCACTCCGGCTGTACCGACAACGGAAAACGTTCCTGGGGTCCCCAGCGGATTTCACGCGCTGCAGCCGGGGGTAGTTGTCCTTGTAGTACAGCGTGTGCCACGGCAAGCCCGAGGTGTTTTGTGCCGGATCGGCGAGGTCGGCGTACATCTCGCGGTAGAAACACCGGAGCCAGTCGAGGTTCGTTGTGTCCTGAGTGGACAATGGCGGCTCAGGCCAGGTCACCGAGTAGGTCACCTTGAAGATCGAGTCCCGTTGGGGAAGCGCGGTCGCGGCCGGATCCACGGCGTTGACCTCGCCGCCGTAGGCGCCCAGCCACCATCACCGGGCCGAACGTGAAATCGATGCCGCTGCGGGCCGTCACTGAACCGCTGAGGTCCGGGTCGATGAATGCTCCCGAGATGGTTTCCATGTGGTGGGCGATAGCCATTTCGGGAGCCTCGCGTACGGTCGGCACGAGCCGGACGATCGCCGGGCCGTCCAGATCGCGGAAGATGTTCTCGTGGGCGTTGACGAGTACAGACCGGGTCATGAGTTCCAGGCCGCGTGGGGTGCAGAGGCTCTGCCCGCGGGCCTGCCCGGTGGTGCCGCTGGTGGAGAACCGCTTGACCTGCCCCACTTCCGGGAAGAAGTACAGCAGGTCCGTCTTGAAGGCGGTATCCGGTATTCCGACCCGATCGCGGCACAGCCGCCGGCACCGGGCGACCGGCGGGCAGTTCACCCGCGCGAGTTCCTTCGGGCGTTCCGCGATGGAGTCCGTATCACCGGTGGCATCGGCGACCAGCCTCCCGATGTCGTCGTACCGTTCGCCGACGAACCGATCGCGATAACCGATCTTGGTCATCGAATCCCTCCTTCCGGTGGTCAAGTCGGCTCTTTGCACAGATCGAGCACGCTCGCGCGACTCCGTTGCCGGCAGGGCCGAGGTTACTTGTGAAGACCCGGAAAAGCGCGCAGTCATCCGCGAGATCCACGCGAGGCCAGCCGTGCGACACTCGAAGGCCCTGCAGCTCCACGGACTTTCCCGACGATCCTGCAGCAGCGACAGTGGCTGCAGGTCGAGTTCCTCGATTGAATCGTGCAGAGATGCAATCGGCGAAGTAGTTTCCTACCGTATCATGCTCTATTCTTCTTGTAATTCTCGCTCATGCCTGCATATCCCGGAACCGTTGTACTGATGTGGGCGGCTGTGCGCCTTGGCGCATCGGGTGGTGATCCGGACTTCGGCGCCGATGACGACCGGTCCGAGTGCCGGAGTTGCCGACCGTTGCCCAGCGAGCAGTGGCCGGGCGGCGTCACGGGCAGTAGTGCCTGCGTGCAGACCTGCCCGCAGAGCCGGATGATCGCCGCGGACGTGACCACCGGCGGTTTGCCTGACCATTCCCGGCCGGGGCCGGACTCCTGGACGCGTCGCCGGGCTTGGTGAGATGGGAAATGGTTTGCGTGGTCCCGATTCCGGCGAGTGGCAGACGCTGTGGCCCCCGCTTTCCGAGCCAGGAAAGACGCGGTCCGCGAATCCGTTTGATGCTCATGTCCGTACCTCGGCCGAAGCCGGGCGGGGCCCGCATTCGGCGGCTGTCAGCATGACCCGGAGACGAAGATCGGCCGCGGTGGCGAAGTAGCCTCGGACTATCCCCACCTTGACCCCGGCGACGGCCGCGACCTCGTCAAGGTCGGCATCCGATCGATTCTCGTAGACATCACGTGCTGTTTCCAGAATGTATGAGAGCATGACGCGTCCACCTCTCGGCGAAGTAGCCGGCAGATAATCTTGAAAACGATGAAGCGATACTTGCGTGAAAGCGCCGGTTTAAACCGCCGACGCTGGCGTCAGGTAAATGCCTACGACCACCTAGCCGAACGATAAGGTCGCGCCTTCGGCCACGTCAAGTGTTAAGTCGATCACCGCGTGCCACAACCGCTTCTCGTCGACACGCCTTGTTTCGGCCGGCCCCGAAGTCCGTGCCCGACGATCAGGAGCGCCGTCAACCTAACGCGGACGTGGCCCGGCCAGCACATCCGTCGGGCGAAGGGCCCGGGCAAACGGGGGCCCTTCACCCGCTCCGGTCAGTAAAAGGGGCAGACCCCGGCGCGATCAACGCAGCTCTGGGTCACTCTCTGTTAAATTCGCGGGCGAGTCCAGTGTCCGGGCCGGGATCCCGTTGTCGTGTGTGAGAAGGGCCGAGCGTGTCGAATCCGTTGGTTGCCGATAAGAAGGTTTCGACGTCGGCTATTTCGGGGATCTCGATTCTCGAGGCCGGCCAGGGCTGAAGGAGGGGATCGAATCCGGGGACTGGGCCTCGACCGCGATGGGGGCGGTCAGGGTCGACATGGAGGCGCTGGCGGTGGTGGCGGACCTGTTCGGCGCGATCCTGGCCGCGGGCGTGGGCTGGCTGATCGAGCACGTCGGGCCGTTGAAGGAGGCGCTGGACAAGCTGGCCGGCGACCCGAATCAGATCACCGCGCATGCGGGGTGCAGCATGGCCGTCACCGCGCACGACGGCCTGGTCGGCGGAACATCCCCGAGTGCGCGGGAAGCACACCTTCCGCGAGCACGTGGACACCGAATTCAGCGGATCATCCCCGCGGGCGCGGGGAGCACATGGGTTCTACCTCCGGTTGAGTGGGTGGAACTGGATCATCCCTGCGGGCGCGGGGAGCACACTTCTTGACCTGGGACTTTACGTGCCACCCTACCGGTTTGCTTCACTTTCCTCGCACTCACGGCGCATCCAACATTCATCGGGCAGGACCTCTGCCTCGTTGAAGTCACCAATGACCAGCCGCATCTACCGGCGCGTTCTCAGGTCGCACCACCGCCACGAGACTCCGCGACGTCACCGCGCCGACCCGAAGCTGCTTCCGCAGAGTCTCCGCAGAAATGGGTCGCCGGTACTGTCGCCAATGTTCAGCATCCGCCCGACGAGCGCGCTCCACGAGTTCCTCGTCAAGGCCCGCGGCCTCGCCAGTCGCTACTCCCACCCGCCCGTCTCCCTCCAGGCCTGCCAGTTCCGCTGCGTCCTGCCCCAAGCTGTCACACACCAGTTCCACAGACGAAGACCCGGGGCGGCGGCCCCGACCCTAGATCGGTGCTCGCGGCGCTCAACGCCCGAAGGAGGCCGGGGCCCGCTTCGCAAACCCCGATAAGCAGGAGTGGGCCGACCGATTCGAACGCGGCCTTCCCCCACTGACCAGCGAAAACCGAATCGGCGACGTTCAACAGCAGGGTCACCACGCTCGCCGCTAACAGCAAACGTCGCGCCGGCCGCAGCACCTCCTCGCTGGCCCCGGACAGCGCCAGGTGCCGCGTACCGACGAGCAACCCCAGCACCGTCAGGTCAACAGCTGGCGCCACCAGCGGCGCCACGAACGCCGGCACTTGTAGCTTCAACGCCAGGTTGAGGACGTTCCCAAACCCAAACAGGAATGTCAGCCCGATGACCAGCCCCATCGTGACCGTGACAAACCGGGCAACTGTCTGCGAGTTGGCGCTCATGACGGGCTCCTACCCGGGCCCGGCAGCTCGAAGCTCGCCTCGACCACCAACGTTCCGACGAAAAGTCCCTGGTCAGACCCGTTCCCATCCTTGTGGTGCCCTGCCAAGGATTCGAACCTGCGACACGCTCGCACCGTTGAAACACGCGAGATCATCGGGCATCACTGCCCTTGCGGCGGCGTCGGGCGATCCAGACGTTCGCCGAAAGCTGTAGTTCGCGGGGAGCCCGGCCTCGTGCGGATGCTGTACGTGCCCCCGAACCGGCACAGAGCGCGACGACCTGCCCGAACGGGTGCCGCACCAGGTCAAGTGTCGGAACCCAGTCACCTTGGGGCCGATTCCGGAATCTCCATTCCACAACACGCGATCCGGGTACCACCGTCCGAGCGGGGCGCCGGTAGACAACCAGCGTACCCACAGGCCAACGAAGACCAACTCCTCATGCCCGGCGATACGCTGCGCCAGTGGATTCTCGGCCGCCGCAGCGGCGGTCCCCGTTAGTCCCATCTGAGCGACGAGACTAACGGGGACCATAAGCGCTAGTTCAGTCGAACTGTATGGTAAATCTGTCGTCCGGATCTTTTAACACGTCTTCTTCCATAACTCTGATCATCAGTTCAGCTATCTTGTTGAATAGCTCCACGCCGAGCGCACCCTTGCTCGCTTCGGAGTCCTTCCAGATTAGCTCAACCGGCCGTTCAACGTTACGATAAAGGAAATCCCACAGGGCGTCGAGATTACCTCCGTAGTATGGGCCAAAATTCAACTTCTCAGAAAGCTGTTTATGCAGGTCTTTTTCGACATCTATTTGCGACCCGTCAATATTGACGCGCAATGACTTACTTCCAATTCGGTAGTTGATAGAAGAGTTTATAGTGGTCGAATGTAACATAGGCCAGACCGTCACTGGAGTACACGAGGCGCCATCCTGGCTGCTTGGCCCTGGACATCGCAGGGCTGACCCCCACATCCGCTTCCCACCACGTGGGACCAGGAGCGGGGGCAGCAGGTTGTTCGAGTTCTGATATACATCCCCGCCGATTTGCCCGTTGGGAATGTGATTGCCAAGCGCTTCTCCTGGCTTCCAGCCAGCCGCCTCCGCCTGCGCCTTCGTGAAGAAATTTGACGGGAGTTTTCCGAGATTTCGAAGGCTATCCATCAATTGGTTGGCAGCCTCTGCGACCGTCGGTGCGCCACCTAGGAGAATACAGGTCGAGTTGCGTACAAGTACTGGCACCTCGCCCGCGAATACATAGTAGGTGTGCAGTCCGCCGTCGCGATCACGTGCCGCGAGCCGCCGGCGAGAAGTACGCCAGCGCAGCGTCGTTTAGGAACCCCGCCGACAGAGAGGACTTCCAGCCAAGCCTGCGCGCGTCCATCGCGGCATGCAAAATTGCTTGTGCCGCAGGGTCCGCTGTTAGATAGCGTTCGACCTGAGCTGGGCCACCCGCCAGGTATTGGGTGACGTGGCCTTCCTCAGCGTTGGCTTCGGCTTCCGCGAGCCGAGGATCACGTTCAGCCGCCTCGGCAAGTAGGCGTAGTTCGACCTCGGCGAAGGTCTCTGGTACCGGAATGAAGTGTCCAGTAACAAGTTTGCGCACCTGTGGCCGAGTATCGTTTGTAATCTCTGCCGGAGCGAGCCGAAGGCGATACTCGTGCCACAACGTGCCCAGCACCAGAACCGGAGCCCGGTCAAGATTCTGGAGTGCCTCGATGAGCCACGAGGCGATCGCTTCGTCACGCCGTACGTCGTCGGTATACAGGTATCGATGCAACTCATTGAGCCACAGCACCGTACGCGGGCCAACTGTGGGGAGCTCCGCCAGCAACTCATCCGCAGATGTCGGGTGCCACAACCGCCACGGTTCAGGTAGGCGCTGAACCTGTTCCCAGGCCGAGCGCGTCTTGCCGGTTGAAGAATTTCCCAACAGCACGGCAAGGCCACTCTCGCCAGCCAGTGCCCGATCGATGACCTTTTCAAAATCACCGTCATGTTGGCGCCGGACATATAAGAGTGCCTCCGGAACGCGCCCAGCCACTGCTTGCTCACTACCTCGCTGCGAGACGTCGTCGAGTTCGAGCTGTGTCTCCGGCGAACGGTCATGTGAGTCCGCATAGACGGCCGGCTCGGACTGATCGGCCTTACGCGCGGCTTGCGAGCGATTCGTCAAGCCGATCGCTTGCAGGAGGCCGGGGCCGATTTCAGCCCGTCCTATGAGCAGCAAAGGCCCGACTGTATCAAATGCAGCCTTGCCCCACTGATTCGCAAAGACGGGATCAGCGGCGTTCAAAGCAAGCGTCGCCGCGCTGGCCGCGAGCAGCAGACGCCGTGCTGGCTGCACCACGTGACCCGGTGAGCCGTTGAGGGCAAGGTGCCGTGTTCTCACCAGTAACCCCAGGACCGTCAGGTCGACCGCCAGAGCCACGAGCGGAGCGACGTAAGGGGGACTCCGATCCGCAGCGCCAACGCTAGGACGTTCCCGAAACCGAACAGGAGGTCAGACCGATGACGATGCCCATCGCCGTCGTCACGAACCTGGCCATGCCCGACGAGAGGTCGTAGGGGCCCTCGATGACCAGCGTGCCGGTCGGGTGGGGCTGATCGGGGTGATGACGGTCTGCGTGGTGCCCCCGACGGGGTTCGAACCCGCACTGGGTCGATTTTAAGTCGACTGCCTCTGCCAGTTGGGCTACGGGGGCACCGCACACCTTAGCGGTGCCCGAAAGCCCGCCATCAGACGTGCCGGGGGGTAACGAAAAAGCCGGGCCGCCGCAGGAAACGCGGCAGCCCGGCCAGCACCGGCGCCAAAGCGCCGGCGGAGAGACTCAGCCCTTGGAAACCCGGTCGAACTCTTCCTTCGGGTTGTTGATCTGCCCGAGCGAGATGACCTCGCGGCGGAAGAGGCCGCCCAGCATCCAGTCGAAGAGGATGCGGGTCTTGCGGTTCCACGTGGGCATCGCCTTGAGGTGGTAGGCGCGGTGGAACAGCCAGGCCGGGAAGCCCTTGATCTTGAGGTTCAGCGCGTCGGCGACGCCCTTGTGCAGGCCGAGGCTGGCGACGGCGCCGAGGTTCTTGTGGTAGTAGTCCTTCGGCTGGCCGCCGCGGATCACCCGGATGATGTTCTTGGCCAGCACGCGCGCCTGGCGCACCGCGTGCTGCGCGTTCGGCGGGCAGGTGGCCGTCGGGTCCTGCTCGGTGCGGGAGAGGTCCGGCACGGCGGCGTTGTCGCCCGCGGTCCACACGTCCGGGTGACCGACGACCTGCAGCCCGGCGGTGGCCTCGAGCCGGCCGCGCTTGTCCAGCGGCAGGTCCGAGTCGCCGAGCACCGGGTTGGCCTTCACGCCGGCCGTCCAGATGATCGTCTCGGTGTCGAACTCGGTGCCGTCCGAGAGCACCACGTGACCGTTCTCGAACGACTTCGCCGCGGTCGACAGGTACACCTCGATGCCGCGCTTCTCCAGCTGCTGCACGGTGTACACGCCCAGGGTCTCGCGGACCTCGGGCAGGATCCGCCCGGCGGCCTCGACGAGCACCCAGCGGATGTCGTCGGGCTTGATGTTCGGGTAGTAGTTCTCCACCGCGAACCGGGTCATGTCCTCGAGCTCGGCCAGCGCCTCGATGCCGGCGAAGCCGCCGCCCACCACGGTGAACGTGAGCAGGCGCTTGCGCAGCTCGGGGTCGAGCGTGCTGGCCGCCTCGTCGAGCTTGGTCATGATGTGGTTACGCAGGTAGATGGCCTCGCCGATGGTCTTGAAGGCGATGCCCTGCTCCACCAGGCCCGGGATCGGGAGGATGCGCGCGACGGCACCGAGGGCGACCACGAGCACGTCGTACTTCAGCGCCTCGATGTGGCCGTCGGCGGCCTCGACCGTGACGGACTTGCGGTCGTTCTCGATCTTGGTGACCCGCGCCGTGAGCACGTGGCAGCGCTTCAGCACGCGGCGCAGCGGCACGACCACGTGCCGCGGCTCGATCGCGCCCGCCGCCGCCTCGGGCAGGAACGGGGCGTAGGTCATGTGCGGCTGGGGGTCAACGACGGTCACGGAGGCCTCGTTGGCGCGCAGCATCTTCTGAAGCCCGTACGCGGTGTACAGGCCGACGTATCCACCACCCAGGACCAGGATCCGAGTCGGTTCCGACTTCGCAGCAGCCATGCTCATATAGTCCCACCTCCCAGCCGGTGTCGCTCGGGTACCCCGCCCCGCTGTGACCAGCGTCGCCACGCAGGCCAAAACGATTCAGATGAGCCCTGAGGCGGCGGCCGCGGCGGTGAAAACGTCACCCACCATGGCGTGACTCACACGCCGTGTCTGGACATTGCGCGGGGACACGTGGTAGCAGCCGAACAGGCGCAGCTCGCCGAGCCGGACGTCGGCGCCGTGCGCGAACGCCGGGCGCGGCGCGGGGACGGGCCAGCCCGTCTCGGCGAGCACCGGCAGCAGCGCCTGCCAGCCGAACGCGCCGAGGACGACCACGGCGCGCAGCGTCGGGCGCAGCAGTGCCAGCTCGTCCGCGAGCCAGTGCCGGCAGGTGTCCCGCTCGGCCGGCGTGGGCTTGTTCCCCGGCGGCGCGCAGCGCACCGGCGAGACGAGCCGCGTGCCGCGCAGTGTGAGCCCGTCGCCGCGGCCGGTGGACGTCGGCTGCGAGGCCAGGCCCACCTCGTGCAGCACCCGGAACAGAAAGTCCCCCGACGGGTCGCCGGTGAACATCCGCCCGGTCCGGTTCGCGCCGTGCGCCGACGGCGCCAGCCCGACCACGGCGAGCGCGGCGTCCGCCGCCCCGAACCCGGGCACCGGCCGCGCCCAGTACTCCTCGTCCGCGAACGCGGCGCGCTTCGTGACGGCGACTTCCTCCCGCCACGTCACCAGCCGCGGACACGCGCGGCACCCGGTCACGGCGGCGTCCAGCTCCGCCAGCGTGTCCATCACTTCAACACCCCGCGGTGAACGCTTCGCCGACCAATGCAGGCCAGTGCATTCCGCCACCTTTCCACAACACGACGGCTAGGTTGGGGACCATGTCGGACACCACCCCCGAAGCCCCCGAAGAGAAGATCGAGAAGCCGGCGGCCGCGGATTCCGCCCCGGAGCCCGTCGACGATCTCGTCACCACCCATCACACCCTCACGGTCAAGCGCCGCAAACTGGCCTATACCGCCCAGGCCGGGCGCGTGGTGCTGCGCCAGGAGGTCGTCAAAGACGGCAAGTCCGCCGGCCACAAGCCCAAGGCCGAGGTCTTCCTCACCGCCTACACGCTCGACGACGCCGACCCGGGCACGCGGCCGGTGACGTTCGCCTTCAACGGCGGCCCCGGCTCGTCCAGCGTCTGGCTGCACATGGGCCTGCTCGGCCCGCGGCGCGTGCTCTCCGGCGACGTCGACGACCTCGTGCCGCCGCCGTACGGGCTCGAGGACAACGCCGAAAGCCTGCTGGCGCACAGCGACCTGGTGTTCATCGACCCCGTCGCCACGGGCTACTCGCGCACCGTCGACGGCGGGGAATCGAAGGACTATCTGGGGTTCAAGGGCGACATCGAGTCGGTCGCCGAGATCATCCGGCTGTGGGTCTCGCGCAACGAGCGCTGGCTGTCGCCGAAGTTCCTGGCCGGCGAGTCGTACGGCACGCTGCGCGCGGCCGGGCTGGCCGGGCACCTGCAGGACCGCTACGGCCTGTACCTCAACGGCCTGCTGCTCATTTCGTCCGTATTGGACATGGGCACGCTGCGCTTCCACGAGGGCAACGACCTGCCGTACTCGCTGTTCGTGCCGACGTACGCGGCCATCGCGCACTACCACGGCCTGCACGGCGACCGCCCGCTCGACGACGTGCTGGCCGACGCTGAGGACTTCGCGTCGAAGGAGCTGCCGTGGGCGCTCGCGCGCGGGGCCCGGCTGTCCACTCAGGACCGGGCCGAGGCCGTGGCCACGCTGGCGTCGCTGACCGGGCTGAGCGAGTCCTATGTGGACCGGGTCAACCTGCGGATCGAGCACGTGCGCTTCTTCACGGAGCTGCTGCGCGACCGCGGCCTGACCGTCGGCCGGATGGACGGCCGCTTCACCACGTGGGAGGTCGACGGCGGGCGCGAGCACACGAGCGACGACCCGTCGATCTCACGCATCATCGGCGCGTACTCGGCGGCGTTCAACCACTACATCCGCTCCGAGCTGGGCTACCAGAACGACCTGCCGTACGAGATCCTGTCGGGCGAGACGTTCCAGGCGTGGTCGTACAAGGAGTTCGAGGGCCGTTCGGTGTCCGTTGTGGAGTCGGTGAGCGCGGCGATGCGGGCCAACCCGCACCTGAAGGTCCACGTCGCCTTCGGCCACTACGACGGCGCGACGGCGTACTTCGCCTCCGAGCACGTGCTGGCCCAGCTGCAGATCCCCGACGAGCTGCGCGACAACATCGACACGGCCTACTACCCGGCCGGCCACATGATGTACGTCCACGAGCCGACGCGGCTGCAGCAGGCGAAGGACCTCGGGGACTTCGTGAAGAAGGCGTCGAACCGCTAACGAGCAGGCGGTTGTCCGGTCGGCTTCGTCCAGCGGCCGGCCCCGATGCGCCCCAATGTGGCGTTCGGTGCGTCCAACGCACCGAACGCCACATTGGGTGCGTCCAACGCAACCAACGCCGCATTGGGGCGCTTCGGGAGCACCGATCAGGGACCGCAGCGGACCGACGGGCGAGGGCGGCGCTGCGCCGCCGCGTACGCAGCACGAAGTTCGCCCATTACACGATCGGGTTCAGTTCGCAAGCGGATCGGCAATGTCTGCAGGACGACGACCCCCGCAGCGGCGTAGCGCGCATTCCGCGCGAGCGTGTTCGAATAGTCGTCCCATTCCTCATGCCACGTGCGAGAGTCGATCTCCCAGGCGAACGCGACATC
This genomic interval carries:
- a CDS encoding uracil-DNA glycosylase, which produces MDTLAELDAAVTGCRACPRLVTWREEVAVTKRAAFADEEYWARPVPGFGAADAALAVVGLAPSAHGANRTGRMFTGDPSGDFLFRVLHEVGLASQPTSTGRGDGLTLRGTRLVSPVRCAPPGNKPTPAERDTCRHWLADELALLRPTLRAVVVLGAFGWQALLPVLAETGWPVPAPRPAFAHGADVRLGELRLFGCYHVSPRNVQTRRVSHAMVGDVFTAAAAASGLI
- a CDS encoding barstar family protein; the protein is MPVLVRNSTCILLGGAPTVAEAANQLMDSLRNLGKLPSNFFTKAQAEAAGWKPGEALGNHIPNGQIGGDVYQNSNNLLPPLLVPRGGKRMWGSALRCPGPSSQDGASCTPVTVWPMLHSTTINSSINYRIGSKSLRVNIDGSQIDVEKDLHKQLSEKLNFGPYYGGNLDALWDFLYRNVERPVELIWKDSEASKGALGVELFNKIAELMIRVMEEDVLKDPDDRFTIQFD
- a CDS encoding sensor histidine kinase, translating into MRTVERAGYFVAAVEVGFPLSLLAWRFSLRQESPELAAHLDPVTHILPFLVIPLVILVWASLRRLRRGLPSWRWTVAVLAVQLAVTVASQHGVGTTILMLLLGCTILVTVPAPYSWPLAGVTIAVGVVLNWQLPWLSMLGLLLHNLMIGAVIYTVVRMGEFAIALRRAQDQLAGFAVVQERTRVSRDLHDTLGQQLTAIGLRAELAARLMTAAPGRAAGELRAVQQMTEESLADVRRVARGSWQPVFEDELTTGTALLESAGVRCRVSAGADPAEPTARAAAWALREGITNVLKHSSARTCVLNAELRDGVFRLLVENDGVRDRAREAGCGLTGITERVTKLGGTVRFGPAAGGRFRLAVEIPDGQHR
- a CDS encoding NAD(P)/FAD-dependent oxidoreductase, which codes for MAAAKSEPTRILVLGGGYVGLYTAYGLQKMLRANEASVTVVDPQPHMTYAPFLPEAAAGAIEPRHVVVPLRRVLKRCHVLTARVTKIENDRKSVTVEAADGHIEALKYDVLVVALGAVARILPIPGLVEQGIAFKTIGEAIYLRNHIMTKLDEAASTLDPELRKRLLTFTVVGGGFAGIEALAELEDMTRFAVENYYPNIKPDDIRWVLVEAAGRILPEVRETLGVYTVQQLEKRGIEVYLSTAAKSFENGHVVLSDGTEFDTETIIWTAGVKANPVLGDSDLPLDKRGRLEATAGLQVVGHPDVWTAGDNAAVPDLSRTEQDPTATCPPNAQHAVRQARVLAKNIIRVIRGGQPKDYYHKNLGAVASLGLHKGVADALNLKIKGFPAWLFHRAYHLKAMPTWNRKTRILFDWMLGGLFRREVISLGQINNPKEEFDRVSKG
- a CDS encoding S10 family peptidase, producing MSDTTPEAPEEKIEKPAAADSAPEPVDDLVTTHHTLTVKRRKLAYTAQAGRVVLRQEVVKDGKSAGHKPKAEVFLTAYTLDDADPGTRPVTFAFNGGPGSSSVWLHMGLLGPRRVLSGDVDDLVPPPYGLEDNAESLLAHSDLVFIDPVATGYSRTVDGGESKDYLGFKGDIESVAEIIRLWVSRNERWLSPKFLAGESYGTLRAAGLAGHLQDRYGLYLNGLLLISSVLDMGTLRFHEGNDLPYSLFVPTYAAIAHYHGLHGDRPLDDVLADAEDFASKELPWALARGARLSTQDRAEAVATLASLTGLSESYVDRVNLRIEHVRFFTELLRDRGLTVGRMDGRFTTWEVDGGREHTSDDPSISRIIGAYSAAFNHYIRSELGYQNDLPYEILSGETFQAWSYKEFEGRSVSVVESVSAAMRANPHLKVHVAFGHYDGATAYFASEHVLAQLQIPDELRDNIDTAYYPAGHMMYVHEPTRLQQAKDLGDFVKKASNR
- a CDS encoding S1 family peptidase translates to MPTMSRRPVLAVSAVLFAVTALTSALVGTAVAQPRIIGGNQASLADYPYAAYLVDKEGGQYCGAVIVSSSAVATAAHCALAVKATEARVVTGREDKRTNDGAEFRVTKAWVNPNYTDYTKGDDLAVLTVRGQLPYRPAKLADDSDSDLYSKGTKATVLGWGRVEEGGTRSDVLRKAVVPIVGDSCASSYGTYNPDIMTCAGYPQGGTDACQGDSGGPLMVGDTLIGIISFGDGCAKAGKPGVYTRVSAFVDDIKQQSQSR
- a CDS encoding response regulator transcription factor; translated protein: MTRQPIRVLVAEDMRVLRDALTALLALEDDLDVVGEAERGDEVLTLLRSRTPDVVVLDIDLPGVDGLTLARQIKLTAADTRILVLSALDRPGVVREALDAGVRGFLPKGVSVDTLISAIRQVDQGGLVISPTLLATAMRGGRNPLTEREQAVLHRVAAGKTAKDISRELHMAVGTARNHMTRILHKLGARNRVEAIRVAQEAGWL